The following proteins are co-located in the Microvirga ossetica genome:
- the rplI gene encoding 50S ribosomal protein L9 has translation MEVILLERVAKLGQMGETVKVRSGYARNFLLPRGKALRATDTNKKHFDAQRAQLEARNLERRKEAEVVGEKLNGQSFIILRQSGETGVLYGSVSTRDLAETMTENGFTVDRNQIAINQPIKTIGLHNVPVALHPEVEVHVTINVARSPEEAERQARGESVTTREETNLDDLGLEVGAALAEAGGDEEL, from the coding sequence ATGGAAGTGATCCTTCTCGAGCGCGTCGCAAAGCTCGGCCAGATGGGCGAGACCGTGAAGGTCCGCTCCGGCTATGCACGCAATTTCCTCCTGCCGCGCGGCAAGGCTCTGCGCGCCACGGACACCAACAAGAAGCATTTCGATGCCCAGCGCGCCCAGCTCGAGGCCCGTAACCTCGAGCGCCGCAAGGAAGCGGAAGTCGTGGGCGAGAAGCTGAACGGCCAGAGCTTCATCATCCTGCGGCAGTCCGGCGAGACCGGCGTTCTCTACGGCTCGGTCTCGACCCGCGACCTCGCTGAGACGATGACCGAGAACGGCTTCACGGTCGATCGCAACCAGATCGCCATCAACCAGCCGATCAAGACCATCGGCCTGCACAACGTGCCCGTCGCCCTCCATCCGGAGGTCGAGGTTCACGTGACGATCAACGTCGCCCGCAGCCCCGAGGAAGCCGAGCGTCAGGCGCGCGGCGAGTCGGTCACGACCCGTGAAGAGACCAACCTCGACGATCTCGGCCTCGAGGTCGGCGCTGCCCTGGCCGAAGCCGGCGGCGACGAAGAGCTCTAA
- a CDS encoding DUF2232 domain-containing protein, with protein sequence MNFVATGIGAGLVSALLTAVIVKATPLAAVLYLLAPIPVLIASLGWDHRSGLVAGIVGGVAIALILSPLSGIGFALITALPAWWLSYLALLGRPGADGTMEWFPVGRLLAWTAATAALTIIAAGVISTGGDYGAFDQNARAVAEAFVNTQFTSTGPEALSAETREELVGLLARATPLLSAQGFTTILALYLWAAARIVQASKRLPRPWPSVPELVMPRSAGLILVAALAIASIDGFVGALGMALAGAFIMAFSLQGLAAIHDRTRGKSGRAFMLSALYVLIVITQGILMVALALFGLADSVFGLRRRFGRRPGPPSTLST encoded by the coding sequence ATGAATTTTGTAGCAACAGGCATAGGCGCGGGCCTCGTATCGGCCCTTCTGACCGCGGTGATCGTCAAGGCGACGCCGCTGGCTGCCGTGCTGTATCTGCTCGCCCCCATTCCCGTTCTGATCGCTTCGCTGGGCTGGGACCACCGCTCCGGCCTCGTGGCGGGCATCGTCGGCGGCGTGGCCATCGCCCTGATCCTGTCGCCGCTCAGCGGCATCGGTTTTGCCCTCATCACCGCTCTGCCCGCCTGGTGGCTGTCCTATCTCGCCCTGCTCGGGCGCCCTGGCGCGGACGGCACCATGGAATGGTTCCCGGTCGGGCGGCTGCTCGCCTGGACCGCGGCCACGGCGGCGCTGACCATCATCGCCGCCGGCGTGATCTCGACGGGCGGCGATTATGGCGCGTTCGACCAGAATGCCCGTGCAGTGGCTGAGGCCTTCGTGAACACCCAGTTCACGTCCACCGGCCCCGAAGCCCTGAGCGCCGAGACCCGCGAAGAGCTGGTCGGCCTCCTCGCCCGCGCGACGCCGCTTCTGTCGGCGCAGGGCTTCACCACCATTCTGGCACTCTATCTCTGGGCGGCCGCCCGCATCGTCCAGGCCTCGAAGCGGCTGCCGCGTCCCTGGCCTTCGGTGCCGGAACTCGTCATGCCGCGATCCGCCGGGCTGATCCTCGTCGCCGCCCTGGCGATCGCCAGTATCGACGGCTTCGTCGGCGCGCTGGGCATGGCGCTTGCCGGCGCCTTCATCATGGCCTTCTCCCTGCAGGGCCTCGCGGCCATCCATGACCGCACGCGCGGCAAGTCCGGGCGCGCGTTCATGCTGTCGGCCCTCTATGTGCTCATCGTCATTACCCAGGGCATCCTGATGGTTGCCCTGGCCCTGTTCGGCCTTGCCGATTCCGTCTTCGGCCTGCGCCGTCGCTTCGGACGGCGGCCGGGTCCGCCGTCAACCCTTTCCACCTGA
- the rpsR gene encoding 30S ribosomal protein S18, whose protein sequence is MAFGATGGAAGGGRRPFFRRRKTCPFSGPNAPKIDYKDTKLLSRYISERGKIVPSRITAVSAKKQRELAQAIKRARFLGLLPYVIR, encoded by the coding sequence ATGGCATTTGGTGCAACCGGTGGCGCCGCTGGCGGCGGCCGTCGTCCCTTCTTCCGCCGTCGCAAGACCTGCCCGTTCTCGGGTCCCAACGCGCCGAAGATCGACTACAAGGACACGAAGCTCCTGTCCCGCTACATCTCCGAGCGCGGCAAGATCGTTCCGTCCCGCATCACGGCCGTGTCGGCCAAGAAGCAGCGCGAGCTCGCCCAGGCGATCAAGCGCGCCCGCTTCCTGGGCCTCCTGCCCTACGTGATTCGTTAA
- the rpsF gene encoding 30S ribosomal protein S6 has protein sequence MPLYEHIFMARQDVTPQQVEAMVDQYKGVIEQNGGSVDKTEMWGVKSLAYRIKKNRKAHFTMFNLNAPAPAVAEMERQMRINEDILRFMTIKVEELETEPSVMMQKRDRDERKDRERRERDGGSFESASEGEEA, from the coding sequence ATGCCTCTCTATGAGCATATCTTCATGGCTCGCCAGGATGTCACCCCGCAGCAGGTCGAGGCTATGGTCGACCAGTACAAGGGCGTCATCGAGCAGAACGGCGGCAGCGTCGACAAGACCGAGATGTGGGGCGTGAAGTCCCTCGCCTACCGCATCAAGAAGAACCGCAAGGCGCATTTCACGATGTTCAACCTCAACGCCCCGGCTCCGGCTGTGGCCGAGATGGAGCGTCAGATGCGCATCAACGAAGACATCCTTCGCTTCATGACCATCAAGGTCGAAGAGCTCGAGACCGAGCCGTCCGTGATGATGCAGAAGCGCGACCGCGACGAGCGCAAGGACCGCGAGCGCCGTGAGCGCGACGGTGGCAGCTTCGAAAGCGCCAGCGAAGGCGAGGAGGCTTAA
- a CDS encoding pyridoxine 5'-phosphate synthase, whose product MSAPPLRLGVNIDHVATVRNARGGIHPDPVRAANMAVLAGADGITAHLREDRRHIRDADMRRLKQELFVPLNFEMAATSEMIGLATQLRPHAACLVPEKREERTTEGGLDIIGAHVHLRPAIKELRGEGIRVSLFVEPEIEVMDAACDLQAPVVELHTGTYCEAVVDGDQARIVYELERLRRAAEHGAKIGLEIHAGHGLALDSVRAVAAIPQIVELNIGHSLIGEAIFFGLDEAVRAMRAAMDEGRAQVPA is encoded by the coding sequence ATGAGCGCTCCTCCCCTACGCCTCGGCGTCAATATCGATCACGTCGCAACCGTGCGGAATGCACGGGGCGGCATTCATCCGGACCCGGTCCGGGCCGCGAATATGGCTGTTCTGGCGGGGGCGGACGGGATCACCGCCCATCTCCGTGAAGATAGGCGCCACATCCGGGATGCGGATATGAGGCGCCTCAAGCAGGAGCTGTTCGTGCCGCTCAATTTCGAGATGGCGGCGACCTCCGAGATGATCGGCCTCGCCACGCAGTTGCGGCCGCATGCGGCCTGCCTCGTGCCGGAAAAGCGCGAGGAGCGCACCACCGAAGGCGGGCTCGACATCATCGGCGCCCATGTCCATCTGCGGCCCGCCATCAAGGAGCTGAGGGGTGAGGGCATCCGGGTGTCGCTGTTCGTGGAGCCGGAGATCGAGGTCATGGACGCGGCCTGCGACCTCCAGGCTCCCGTGGTCGAGCTCCACACCGGCACCTATTGCGAAGCGGTGGTCGACGGGGACCAGGCCAGGATCGTCTACGAACTCGAGCGCCTGCGCCGGGCTGCCGAGCACGGCGCCAAAATCGGTCTCGAGATTCATGCGGGGCACGGGCTAGCCCTCGACTCGGTCCGCGCCGTCGCCGCGATTCCGCAGATCGTCGAGCTCAATATCGGCCATTCCCTGATCGGCGAGGCGATCTTCTTCGGCCTCGACGAGGCGGTCCGAGCCATGCGCGCCGCCATGGACGAGGGCCGGGCGCAGGTGCCGGCATGA
- the acpS gene encoding holo-ACP synthase, giving the protein MILGIGSDLCDIRRIEQSIERFGDRFTHRIYTEGERARSDRRAARAPSYARRFAAKEACAKALGTGLSRGVFWRDMEVVNLPSGRPTMRLTGGALERLKAMTPRGHRAVVHISLTDDPPMAQAFVIIEALPI; this is encoded by the coding sequence ATGATCCTCGGGATCGGGTCCGATCTCTGCGACATTCGGCGCATCGAGCAGTCCATCGAGCGCTTCGGGGACCGCTTCACCCACCGCATCTACACCGAGGGCGAGCGGGCGCGGAGCGACCGCCGCGCCGCCCGCGCCCCATCCTATGCCCGGCGCTTCGCCGCCAAGGAGGCCTGCGCCAAGGCTCTCGGGACCGGCCTGAGCCGGGGCGTATTCTGGCGCGACATGGAGGTGGTCAACCTGCCCAGCGGCCGGCCGACCATGCGCCTGACCGGCGGGGCGCTCGAGCGCCTGAAAGCCATGACGCCGCGGGGGCACAGGGCCGTCGTCCATATATCCCTCACGGACGATCCGCCGATGGCTCAAGCCTTCGTGATCATCGAGGCGCTTCCTATCTGA